One part of the Amaranthus tricolor cultivar Red isolate AtriRed21 chromosome 16, ASM2621246v1, whole genome shotgun sequence genome encodes these proteins:
- the LOC130802932 gene encoding U-box domain-containing protein 40, which yields MGTGKHRLWKGSSKKTTTSKPEDGPVEPPAEFVCPISGLLMADPVIVSTGQTFERACVTACKSLGFKPTLNDGSIPDFSMVIPNLALKTSIFNWVKASCSSPPQPLEVSDALKILKSSSMVPKENEVGVSGELIERVGENPGSNLLQHSESELNRRQTQFNSSESLSGSFRKTPLMLAIRPSCYSPCSSSSEFELPESGTCDDDGYVAKLRSPHVYEQEEGLIALRKITKNSVESRVSLCTPRLLSALRSLITSKYSDIQVNSLASVVNLSLEKENKLKIVRAMFLPCLIDILRGRFHEAQDHACGALFSLALDDGNKTAIGVLGGLQPLLHIMMRSESERAKDDAALALYHLSLVQSNRSKMVKFGSVQLLLGMVRSGQMPGRALLILCNLGACSEGRAAMLDAGAVEFLVELLKKGKFDSESTQESCVAALFALSHDGGLRFRGLAKAARAMEVLKDVVERSSSERAKDKARRVVELLKAKEEEEEVDWEKLLELGLHSRSIPQGQSCRNSSNF from the exons ATGGGTACTGGGAAACACCGTCTTTGGAAAGGTTCAAGCAAAAAAACTACTACTAGTAAGCCTGAAGATGGACCCGTTGAACCACCGGCTGAGTTCGTATGTCCGATTTCTGGGTTACTCATGGCCGACCCTGTGATTGTTTCTACGGGTCAAACATTTGAACGAGCCTGTGTTACTGCTTGCAAATCTTTAGGTTTTAAACCCACTTTAAATGACGGTTCTATACCCGATTTCTCAATGGTTATCCCCAATTTAGCCCTTAAAACCTCCATTTTTAACTGGGTAAAAGCTTCTTGTTCTAGTCCTCCACAACCCCTTGAAGTCTCTGATGCTTTAAAGATtttgaagtcatcatcaatgGTGCCAAAAGAGAATGAAGTTGGCGTGTCTGGTGAGTTAATTGAACGGGTTGGGGAAAACCCAGGTTCGAATCTTTTACAACACTCCGAAAGCGAGTTAAATCGGAGACAAACTCAATTTAACTCGTCCGAGTCATTGTCAGGATCGTTCAGAAAGACGCCATTAATGTTAGCGATTCGACCGAGTTGCTACTCACCGTGTTCATCGAGTTCTGAGTTTGAATTACCCGAGTCAGGTACGTGCGACGATGATGGGTACGTGGCAAAATTAAGAAGTCCACACGTGTATGAGCAAGAAGAAGGATTGATTGCGTTAAGGAAGATAACCAAGAATAGTGTGGAGTCTCGTGTTAGTCTTTGTACTCCTCGTCTTCTTTCTGCTCTTCGATCTTTGATCACTTCCAAATATTCTGATATTCag GTGAACTCTTTGGCATCGGTGGTCAACTTGTCCCTTGAAAAAGAGAACAAACTTAAGATTGTAAGAGCGATGTTTCTTCCTTGTCTAATTGATATTTTGAGAGGGCGATTTCATGAGGCGCAGGATCATGCTTGTGGTGCACTCTTCAGCTTAGCTCTTGATGATGGGAACAAAACAGCAATCGGAGTTCTAGGTGGATTACAGCCATTGCTTCATATCATGATGAGATCCGAGAGTGAACGTGCCAAGGATGATGCTGCATTAGCTTTGTACCATCTCTCATTGGTCCAGAGCAACCGGTCAAAGATGGTAAAATTTGGTTCAGTCCAACTACTACTTGGCATGGTTAGGTCGGGTCAAATGCCTGGGCGGGCCTTGCTAATATTATGCAACTTAGGAGCCTGTAGTGAAGGGAGGGCTGCCATGCTCGATGCTGGTGCAGTTGAGTTTTTGGTGGAATTGCTGAAGAAGGGCAAATTTGATTCTGAGTCAACTCAAGAGAGCTGTGTTGCAGCACTTTTTGCATTGAGTCATGATGGGGGGTTGAGATTCCGAGGATTGGCCAAGGCAGCCAGGGCAATGGAAGTGCTTAAGGATGTTGTTGAAAGGAGTAGTAGTGAACGAGCAAAGGATAAGGCAAGACGGGTCGTAGAGCTATTAAAAgcaaaggaggaagaagaggaagTAGATTGGGAGAAATTACTCGAGTTAGGGTTACACAGTCGAAGCATACCTCAAGGTCAATCATGCCGGAATTCTAGCAACTTTTGA